A segment of the Streptomyces diastaticus subsp. diastaticus genome:
GTTCTTCACCCGCATCCCGCCGCCGGCCCGCTCCACCGCGCCGTCCAGCACCTCGTAGCGGGCGGTGCCGCCGGCCACCAGGAGGCGGCCGTCGCCGAGCTGGGAGTGACCGGAGCAGAAGAGGTCCTCCGGGGTCTCGACCTTTTTGAAGGTGTCGTCGCTCGGGTCCCAGAGCACGGTGTCGAAGGTGCCCTTGTCGAAGTTGGCCCGGTCGTTGCCGGACCCGGCCACGATGAGGACCTTGCCGGTGTGCAGCAGCGCCGCGTGGATGGCGTTGGTCTTGTACTCGTCGGGGATCGACACCTGCTTCCAGGAGCCGTACTTCTTCTGGTAGGCGGGCTGGGAGATCTTGTACTGGTGGTACTGGTCCTGCGCGAAGGAGATCGCGGCGGGGGCGTTCAGGCCGGCCAGGACGGCGACGCCGCCGACGCCGAGCGCGGTCTTCTTGAACTTCCCGGACGGCCGGTAGGCCATGGCTCAGTTCCCTCCGGTCGGGGTGCTGGTGACGAGGGCGGCGGTGGCGGGTTCCACCTCGCCTGTGGTGGTCGCGGTGGCGGTGGCTGGGGCGCTCCGCACGGCGGCGAGGGCCGCGAACGCGCGGCGCCGCTCCAGCAGGCCGGTGCCGTACCAGACGGCGACCGGCGCCAGGGAGATCGCCAGGCCCAGGAACGCCCAGGTGCGCATCGCCACGTGGGTGTGGCCGAGGACGAAGGAGGCGGCCAGGGAGCCGGCCAGCACCCCGGCCCAGAAGAGGTGGATGCGGAAGGTCGCCGGCTGGTCGGCACTGGCGTCGGCGCCCTTGGGGGTGATGACGAAGCGGCAGGGACGGCGCAGCAGGGCCGCGCCGAGCGACTTGAGGTAGATCGGCGCGCAGAGCGCGGACATCCCCATGCCGGCCAGCCCCCCGGAGCCGCGCGGCTCGTGCGGCGAGACGTTGTGCCGCCGGTTCCACAGGTACAGCCCCACCTGGAGGGCGGCGGCGTCGCTGTAGAGCATCAGCCAGACCGAGGCCGCGACCTCGGTGCCGGAGGCCCCGAACCAGAGGAAGAGCACGCAGCTCGTGACGCCGAGCAGCCAGTTGACGGCCGTCATCGGGTAGTAGACGAGCATCAGCGTGTAGGACAGGAGCCGTCCCGGCGGCATCGAGAACGGCGCTTTCCGGTACTGCTTGAAGAGCGTCTCGTACGTCCCGCGCGACCATCGGAGCTGCTGGGTGAAGAAGTCCGTCCAGGAGGCGGGGCCCTCGCCGACGGCGAGCACGTCGGGGGTGTAGACGGAGCGCCAGTGACGGCCGGTGAGCGGGTTGCGGGTGCGGTGCAGCTCGAAGCCGGTGGCCATGTCCTCGGTGATCGAGTCGTAGAGGCCGCCGATCTGCTTGACGGCACTGACCCGCACCACGTTGTTGGTGCCGACGAACATCGGCGCCCGGTAGCCGTTCCCGGCCCGCTGGATCAGCGCGTGGAAGAGGAACTGCTGCGACTCGGCGGCCTTGGTGACCGGTGCCGTGTAGTTCCCGTAGACCTGCGGGCCGACGACGAAGGCGACGTCCGGATCGCGGAAGTAGCCGAGCATCCGCTCCAGGAACTCCGGCAGCGGCACGTGGTCGGTGTCGACGGAGGCGAAGAAGTCGTAGGAGTCGCCGTGCATGGCGATCCAAGCGTTGTAG
Coding sequences within it:
- a CDS encoding glycosyltransferase family 2 protein; this translates as MRPDGYDYDTHSRIAGPLTEPASDYRVEYRRLLAAEPHRIRAVLLMTLAPLLTGLLMVYLVWPSHWTDRDGGETWLVVLDRTMLTAIGLIGFFMLVNVVSIAHATLMARDPVPVTPEPGTRVAFLTTYVPGKEPLAMVRATLQGAVRLRHDGPLDVWLLDEGNAPDARALCAELGVRHFTRWGVPEWNRPEGVHKARTKHGNYNAWIAMHGDSYDFFASVDTDHVPLPEFLERMLGYFRDPDVAFVVGPQVYGNYTAPVTKAAESQQFLFHALIQRAGNGYRAPMFVGTNNVVRVSAVKQIGGLYDSITEDMATGFELHRTRNPLTGRHWRSVYTPDVLAVGEGPASWTDFFTQQLRWSRGTYETLFKQYRKAPFSMPPGRLLSYTLMLVYYPMTAVNWLLGVTSCVLFLWFGASGTEVAASVWLMLYSDAAALQVGLYLWNRRHNVSPHEPRGSGGLAGMGMSALCAPIYLKSLGAALLRRPCRFVITPKGADASADQPATFRIHLFWAGVLAGSLAASFVLGHTHVAMRTWAFLGLAISLAPVAVWYGTGLLERRRAFAALAAVRSAPATATATTTGEVEPATAALVTSTPTGGN